A window of Macaca thibetana thibetana isolate TM-01 chromosome 7, ASM2454274v1, whole genome shotgun sequence genomic DNA:
AGGCTGTGAGCACCTGCCTCACAGCAGGGACAGGCAGCTGCCTTCCCCAAGGGCCAGCTCGCCAGCTTCCTTGAGAATCATTATTCAGGGCAATGTCATACACTCACTTTCCCCTCCCAAACAGCCCAGGATGGTGTTTGAACAGAGCACAGAGGCCGACCTTTCATTTGCAGGCTgggctggactcagtggctcacgcctgtaattccagcactttgggaggccgaggtgggtggatcacctgaggtcaggagttcgagaccagcctgaccaatatggtgaaaccccatctctactaaaatacaaaaattagccaggcgtggtggcacacacctgtagttccagctactcaggagaccgaggcaggacaattgcttgaacctgggaggcagaggttggagtgagccgagatcgtgccactgcactccagcctggacaacacagtaagGCTGTACCCctgccccccccaaaaaaatctgcAGTTTAGTGAATTAAAAATCCTCAATGGCAGAGGGGCTGCCCACAGAGCAGCACCCACAAGCCTTCCCTCCTCTAGGCACCAGCGAAACAGTCCACTCCCATAGCCCTTCCCGCCATTGTTAGCCCTCAACACTGTTGTAAAAAGTCAGCTGAGGGCATGTGGGGCGCAGAGATAAGCAGGTCCTGTGGCTGCATCCCACAGGACCCCCTGGTTCCCCCAGCATCAGGTTCCGATGCCATGGGAGGATGGGACTTCGGCTGGCCAGGACACAGAAGAAGGTCACGGTCTCCTCTGCTTTCCCCAAAAGACTTGGGGGCATTTCTCAACTCTCTTTGTCTTTAGAAGCTCTTTGTACAGAGAAAGGCCTGTTTATGACACGTCTAAGTGAGAAGCAGTTACAATAACTGGACGTGAGCACAGAGAGGACAATCTCACTGCTGTAAGGAAAACCACTTAGAGTTCGGAGTCCAGCTTGGGGCCAACTAAACGGGTGACTCTCAGTGCTGTGTGTAACTGATCACGATTCTAAAATAACCacttttccctcccttttcccaaTTTCCCCCATTCAAATCATTGCTGATATTTTGCTCTTTTactgtattctatttttattttttgagacagagtctcactctgtcacgcagcctggagtgcggtggtgcaatcttggctcactgcaacctccaccttccaggttcgagagattctcctgcctcagcctcccgagtgtcctgagtagctggccctatagacacccaccaccacgcccagctaatttttatatctttagtagagacagggtttctccatgttggccaggctggtctcgcactcctgacctcatctgatccacccatctcggcctcccaaggtgctgggattacaggcgtgagccaccacactgggtcTGCATTCTATTTTGACCTTCACCAAAGAGCTTGCCCTGTGTTGCCCCATCAGTGGCTTCCTCTCCTTAGAAACCTGGCTGTGTGAAGGTAAAGTTGTGTTAACATGACCAAAGGGACATTTAATATTTGCAGTGTCTCAGCACCAAACATGTATACAACTTCCTGTGACCGTGCAGGTAAGACCTTGCAGAGACTGTAGACGGGTCATTTGAACCAATTCTCTTGGGTGGGATGTAGGAAACGGAGCTTTTGTCATCTTTCATTGGTTCCAAGATGTACATTTTTGGATCTCTGAAGTCAGGAGGCATCTCCCAGACGATGGTATCATATTCTTACTGTTGGCCTGGAGAGAAGGCAGGTGCTCCAGAAGAGGACAGTACTGTTTCTGCTAGCCGTCCAGGGCTACCCAGCCTCAGACTGTCAGACGTTACATTCTCTGCTTGATGTTCTTTTGGATCACACTGATTGTACAAATTCAGAAAGCAACCTGCATGAGTACCACCGGCTTGGGACTCCTGTTCTCAGGGGAGGATTTTTCACCCCCACTCAGTGTCAAGGTTGAGACACACAGGTTTCCTTGCTCCCCCTTTCTCATTTACCCTCTCACTGAGGGCATCACAGCTTTATTTGGTGGGGGTAGAGGGAGGTTCCTATTAGACTCCCCATCTTAGGCTTTTTTTCTTAGTGGTCCATAAAGTGATGATGCATCTTATCACCATGGTTTCTCATAAGTGATGAAGAAAGTTTCTGTTACAAATATTGTATATGATATTTGAAATGATCCTTCATGTGAATAGAAAAGGAGATAGGATTTTGAAGAAATGGTTTCATGAGATGAAACTTTCCTGTCTTGTCCTAAACCACTTCCTATCTGAGCTGTTCATGAGGCATTCCCTCCCCAGCACCGGGAACCTGCTGGCTTCCCTTGACTTTCGGGATAAAGGCAGAGTTCTTCTACATGGCCAAAGCCCTGCTGGTCCTGCCTGTTCTCTGGTCATTTCCACACTATATTCCATTCTCTCCCCTCCAGCTTTCAATCCTCGCATTCTCAACCTTCCACATCGCCTCTCATCACAGagccctggcatggtggctctgTTGGGAAATTTCTCTCTCCCTGGTTGGCTTAGCTGATCTCCGTTCCAGTGTCACTCTTCAGGACACTTCCCCCGACGCTGTCAGACCCCGACGGCAGGCCCCCGCAGCACTACGTGCTTCTCTCCCAGCATAAACACAAGCTGCAGCTCTACCTTTCTGTGATTCTTGATCAATGTTCAAATCCTTCGCTGGACTGAGCACTCCGTGAGGCAGGAATCAGGCCTGTTTTTACTCAACATTGTATCCCCAGAGTCAAGCCAGGCAACTGGCAGTTGGTTGATGCCTAAGTATAATttgtaaatggatggatgaatccAGGTGTGAGCTGCCCCCACAAGCAGGCAGTAAACCTCTGGAGCCTGGCACAGCCAGGGGAAGCAGAAAGAGCAACAGACTTGTCATCAGAAGGCCTCTACTTTTGCCATAAtgatgtgaccttgggaaaatccCATCCtctgtctgtttcctcatctctaaattgGGAATATCATTTAGTCTGCCTGTAAGATAGGGATGTTTTGTGAGGCTGTGAAGACACTTTGAACTATACAAGTTATGCCCCACCCACAAGCTTCTAGCTCAGCAATGGGCTCCTATGCCAAGCTCTGTTGATATGAGTTGGTTGACTGTCCCCTTCCCCAGAGAAAGGGAGATGAGATCTTATCATCCTTGGGGAGGGGTGCTCAAAGCTTTGGGTCATGAAAGGACCATGTGGCCTTGTGCTTCCTCATCTTTACATTCGCCCTTTTCAAAAACCCTCATGGAATTTCTTAGGCCTTCAAGGCCCAATGGCCTAGGTATATAAGAAAAGGAACCTCCTGTTGAGGACCTTCTGGTCTTTATTCTTGACACAAAGTTGGGGCCATTAGCCAGAAGAGGGAAAAGGGTGGGGAATGGGAAgactccttctttccttctctcctgcttGCAGACTGGTCTTCAGACAGAGACACGGCTGAGCAGGGACAATGACTGTACCTTCTGGGACAGAGCTCCTGGGACAATCATCTGCAGGTGTATGCATTGCACCTACACCTGGCAGAATGCATGAAGTTGCTTACTTTGCCTCTGGGACCTGGACTTTAATATTAAGGTAGCTATTTACAGCAAAGCCTTACTACTTTCTCCCATATACCTCATCTTAGAGATGGGAATCCTGGGTTTCTGTTTCATCTGTATTGATTAACTATATCATTTTCCCTCTCTGAGTCAATTTTCTCATCAGTTACAtggaaataatcataataataataatgccaccCACCTTCCTATCTCACTGAGTTCTTTTAAGGATCAAGTGAGGTCATTTGTCAGACATAAGTGCACGGTAAGTGAAAAATCAATGCAAACGAAAGgcaatattattttctctatgcATTTTAAATCCCTGCTTCTGTAGCAGGAAAGCACCATGCTGACTTAGTTATTCCGAATTAACTCAAATATTACCCAAGATCTAGAGTCCATAAGGTATGTAGGCAGAGAGTGAGATGTGAACAAATCCTTCATCACAAATCAATTCTCAAGCAACTCTCCAGGGCCAGCCATTCTCCCTCTGGAGAAGGGGACCCTGAGGGGTATTCACTCTCTAATTGTTTTAACAGCTTGGCTGCCCTGCCAGCATCCTCCCAGAAAACCAGATTGGTGAGGGGAGGTGCAGAATGAAGAATGAACTGGCACGATTCTCAGCGATTCTGGATTCTGTGGAGAGGGTGGAAGGCTAtactacagacacacacccctGCAGGATAATTCTAGCTGGATGCCGCAGCAGGATGGAGGAGAACATGCTTCTGCAAACCTCTTGGAATGCATCACTGACTAGATTCTGGTGATCAGAGCTTCCAGCCGGCCAGAACTTCCTCAGTGCATGATCTGCTGAGCAGCTCTGACAAGGGTTCACTGGTGTCCTGGTGGAATACGGAGCCCAGGCCCTCGGAGCTCCCACTCTCCAGCTGGAAGCTGCCCACCAGCTCCTGGATCCATTGCAGGTCTGCGGAGAACTCCTGCCTCAGAATCTCAAACTGGGTTTGCAGATGGTCCAGTTTCCTGGCCACGCTTCCGAGGCTAGATCCCGTGACCTGGATGTCTTCTCGCAGCAGCTTCTTCAATGACTCTACCTTGCGGAACTCATACCTGAGCTGGGACAGGTCGTGCCGGGTGCTCTCGTTCTCCTCTCGGTACCAAGCTTCCTTCTCATTGAAGATGGAGACCAGGGCCTCCACATCGTCCTGGATGGTATCGTTGGCCTCCACCAGGGCATGGAATCCCAGGTCCACCCGAGCCACGTCTTCCACCACACAGGCAAAACGTTCAAAGTTGACGTAGGAGTTGTTGCGAGGCATGCTTGAGTGGCATTTGAGAGTGTACTCTCTCAGGCGCTTGGTTTTCAGCTGGGTGGGCTCTGTCTTCCGCTCTTCGGGGGCTCTGACTTCTCCTTTTGACTGGTGGGTGTTCAGACAGAAGAACCAGAGTGTTAATTTGCCACCCGCCCCAGAGGGCAGTTCGAGGGGCAGGCAGAAGGCACACACAAGCGGCCTCTGGCATTCATTGCATGCATCAGGGCAGGGAGAACCAGGGCGGGATGAGCAGCCCCACAGACTGTAAGTGAGGTCAAGGAGTGTGGGGCTGCTGCCTGCATGCTCATTCAGGGCAGAGGGGTCCACAGTCATTACAGAGAGCTCCACACGCATAGCATTTAAGGGGTGCTCACGCAGACAAGCAGGATGCAGCCAGGACTCCACAGGCATCTGCGCAGGGCTGCAGTGCGTGAGGCCAGGGCTCACGCAGCGGGGCTGAGGAGCATCTCTCCTTCAGGGCTCCTTGGGCCTTCCCCATCCTTCAATGAGCAGATGAAGCTGAGCAGATGAAGCCGACCTCCTCTCAGACTACTCCAGCCCTTCCTGTTCTGTCTTCCACAGGCCTCACCTTCTCTttgtattgattgattgattattattttttagagagatggggtcttggcaTGTTGCtcaagttggtcttgaaccccggggctcaagccatccttctgctgccttggcctcccaaaatgctgggattacaggcatgagccactgcgcctggcctgcctcaccctctcttATCTCTCCCTTTCTTATGGTCATTTCATCCTTGCTGGCCTTCTCATGTAACAGTTAAGGTGAATGGGAAGTCTGGTGATGTCCCCAGGTGTGCATAGCTGGCCAGTCAGCAGAATTAGGGCCTGAATCCTGCTGAGTctcaccctctcaaagtgctctTCACTACACCAGACCACAAGAGCCTCTGGAAAGCCAGCAGCCGGGAGCCCAACTGCAAGGCGAGTTAGGCAGGGATTCATCTTTTCGCTCCAACTCTCCCCAGAGGGAACAGAATTGCCCTGACAGTGGCTGTCTCTCTTCCCCACCAGGCCTCTGTCTCGGGCCCCATTCCTCAGGGCCTGAGGAGGTGGGTGGCTGATTTAAGTGTCATCCTTGACTTAGAGCCCCAAAAATCAGAAGGAAGGAGGGCTGGTCACAAAGTTGGGGTTTTCAATTGTCATTGACCTCTCTACACCTGGGGAGTCCTGATTTCCACTTGGAGAAGTGGCAGTGACACACCCTCCAACAAAGAACGCTGTGTAAGTTGGCCCCAAAGAAAAAGGGTTTCAACTGAGGTTTGTGAGAGTTTCATTTCATAAGTTACCTGAATTTGAGACACATAAACTTAAAATGGCAAGCAAATAAACCTATTCGAACAAGCCCAGGCCCTTTGGGGCCCCTGGCTAGCTTTCATCTGTGCCCAGGGTCAGCGTTTCAAGCAAAGGCCTCTCTACAGGCCCTCTGCATCCGGCTGCCTAGGCCAACACTGGCGACAGAGCAGGGACCCTTTGCCCATTGGAACTCATGGCTGTGCCCTTACCGTGATCCAGGGGTGTCTGAGAGCCTCTTGGATTGTGAGCCGTTTCCTGCAATGAGGATTGGGAAACAGTGATGATCCATGAGGACAGAAGTTGGGAGCAACCATCTCTGTTCTCACTCTTTTTAGAACTATATTTTGGTATTATTTGGCCACTGCTGTCAAACCAGTGGAATGGAGGATGCAGAGATGGATGGGAACTGCTGCAAATTCTGCACTCCAGGGGAAGGAAGCAGTCCAGGCAGACCCCTCAATAGAGTGGCCTTGTTACCTAAACCCATACTGTTAGTCCCAAAGCTGAATGGCCTAAGAAGTCATAAATGCTCTAATGAGCTTCCATAATCTTCCAAAAGCCAACCCTCCATTGCTAAATCCCtggtctctgtttttctgtttgcctCCTGGATCCGTTCTCTGCCTTTTGCTGCTCTGTACCCAGGTAAGTGACTCTCCCTAGCACTGCTCTTAGACAGGAAAATCAGGGCCCTTGCACTCCAGACAACCCCACTCTGGCCCTCTCTGAAGTCTGTGGGATAGAGAGGACATGGTGTTCTCGTCTGTGGACCTTTCTTCCTGCTCCATCCAGGGCATACTCCGGGTACCCAGCACCCTGCAATCCCTGCCTATTTCATTCTTTGACCCCACAGCCACGTGGCTCACCCTGGCCCCTGGAGAAGGGATAGGGTTAGCATGTCTTCCACCGCCGCACTGTACTGACCTCTCCGAGCCTACTAGCTCCTACTCCCAACCTGAACTGGCTTGAAAATCCTGCCACTTAACCTTTTCAAATCTGAATTCCAGGTGCCTTTGGGACAGACTGCACAAGGTAATGAGCCCTAAAGAAACCCAGGCTGActtccagcacacacacacacacacacacacacacacacacacacacacacgttattcacatttcaacaggagaagaaagcagaaagactTGAGCAAACAAGACGAATGCCACGTCTTGGCTAGGCCACACTTCCCAGCACCTGCCCCGATTAGACCACAATGGTGCAGATGACAGCTATGTCAAAGCAGGGACACACTGACAGGTCTTTGCCAGAGGTGATAGGAAGGGATCGGTACCTGAGAAACCAGTGGCTTCTCTGTCCTCTTACCGGGTCTCTTTAACCAGAAGCTTCCGAATGAAGTCCTTGGCCAGCTCGCTCGTCTGGCTGAAGAATTCCTCATCAAAGTCGTAACTCACTGCCGTGATATTTGCCAGTGTTTCCTGCTTCGTGTCTCCCAGGAAAGGGGATGCTCCACTTAGGCTGAGTACAACAGAGAGGGAATCACATAACTAAGGGAAAAGTAGGTGGAAATGGGGATGACAGAC
This region includes:
- the DAPK2 gene encoding death-associated protein kinase 2 isoform X3 is translated as MLLDKNIPIPHIKLIDFGLAHEIEDGVEFKNIFGTPEFVAPEIVNYEPLGLEADMWSIGVITYILLSGASPFLGDTKQETLANITAVSYDFDEEFFSQTSELAKDFIRKLLVKETRKRLTIQEALRHPWITSKGEVRAPEERKTEPTQLKTKRLREYTLKCHSSMPRNNSYVNFERFACVVEDVARVDLGFHALVEANDTIQDDVEALVSIFNEKEAWYREENESTRHDLSQLRYEFRKVESLKKLLREDIQVTGSSLGSVARKLDHLQTQFEILRQEFSADLQWIQELVGSFQLESGSSEGLGSVFHQDTSEPLSELLSRSCTEEVLAGWKL
- the DAPK2 gene encoding death-associated protein kinase 2 isoform X1 encodes the protein MFETSMRSPNMEPFKQQKVEDFYDIGEELGSGQFAIVKKCREKSTGLEYAAKFIKKRQSPASRRGVSREEIEREVSILRQVLHHNVITLHDVYENRTDVVLILELVSGGELFDFLAQKESLSEEEATSFIKQILDGVNYLHTKKIAHFDLKPENIMLLDKNIPIPHIKLIDFGLAHEIEDGVEFKNIFGTPEFVAPEIVNYEPLGLEADMWSIGVITYILLSGASPFLGDTKQETLANITAVSYDFDEEFFSQTSELAKDFIRKLLVKETRKRLTIQEALRHPWITSKGEVRAPEERKTEPTQLKTKRLREYTLKCHSSMPRNNSYVNFERFACVVEDVARVDLGFHALVEANDTIQDDVEALVSIFNEKEAWYREENESTRHDLSQLRYEFRKVESLKKLLREDIQVTGSSLGSVARKLDHLQTQFEILRQEFSADLQWIQELVGSFQLESGSSEGLGSVFHQDTSEPLSELLSRSCTEEVLAGWKL
- the DAPK2 gene encoding death-associated protein kinase 2 isoform X2, producing MTLGAQLLPENIMLLDKNIPIPHIKLIDFGLAHEIEDGVEFKNIFGTPEFVAPEIVNYEPLGLEADMWSIGVITYILLSGASPFLGDTKQETLANITAVSYDFDEEFFSQTSELAKDFIRKLLVKETRKRLTIQEALRHPWITSKGEVRAPEERKTEPTQLKTKRLREYTLKCHSSMPRNNSYVNFERFACVVEDVARVDLGFHALVEANDTIQDDVEALVSIFNEKEAWYREENESTRHDLSQLRYEFRKVESLKKLLREDIQVTGSSLGSVARKLDHLQTQFEILRQEFSADLQWIQELVGSFQLESGSSEGLGSVFHQDTSEPLSELLSRSCTEEVLAGWKL